A segment of the Entomomonas moraniae genome:
ATAGAGTTGGCAACCCTCTGCCATGGTTTCCTGACAAACAAGATCAAAACAAAACTTCATTGATTCAAGTTCGACACAAGAGAGCGCCCCGATCTCTAACCATACCGCAACAATACGTTTTGCCTGTTGTTTTGTCGCTTGTTGTACGATTAATTCGTGTGTTTGGTAGCATAGGGTTAGTTCATGCATGTTAGAGACTCTTTAGCTAACAGTTGTTGCAGTGTTTGTTACGTAAAAATGCTTTATTTACTGTATAACTAGCCTTTTTGATTGTCAACGGCTAGCGAAGTTTATACTGGGTTAGTGATGATTCGTATCATGATGATCGTTAAAAAATAAAAACAAGGTTTTGCTAAGTGTCGAAAGTGTCGTTAAAAATGTCGAAGTGTCGACACTCTGTGTGAAAACTAAGGGAATGATATTTTTTAATTTTTTATCTTATTGATTTATATCGATTATTGTTTAGTTTTGGTGGTTTGTTGAAGATGGCATGAACCTTGCTTTTCGTTTACAAAGTTTATAAAAACTATGGCAGGGAGATCGTTCATGAATCGCTTTGTTATTGCAGAGCCCAGAAAGTGCATAGGTTGCAATACGTGTATGGCTGCTTGCAGTGAAGCACATAAAAAGGTTGGTTTAGTCGCACAGGCTAGATTAACAGTTGTTCGTGATGATGATGGCACAGCACCCGTGCTATGTCGTCATTGTGAGGATGCCCCTTGTGCGAAGGTGTGTCCTGTTAATGCTATTGTGCTAAAAGACAATGCCATTATGCTAAACGAGAGTACATGCATTGGGTGTAAATTATGTGGTTTGGCATGTCCTTTTGGTGCTATTACTCCAGCGGCGAGTGAACCAGAAGCCTTACCTGATTGTTATGAAAACTATATTCCTGAATCCTTATTAAGTGATTTGCCAAGTAGTGCACCGTCAATGAGTCCTTTTTTGGCGTGGAACCCCGGGCGTAAAGTGATCGCAACGAAGTGTGATCTTTGCTCATTCCGTAGTGAGGGGCCTGCGTGTGTGCATAGCTGCCCTACCAATGCGCTTTATTTTATTGATGGATCAACCATGAACTCTGCTTCCAAATTAAAACAAGAGGCCTTTGTTTCATCACTAGACCCTAGTAATGATATTAACGGTTTGCAGGGAGGAGAGTAATTATGCCATTACCCTTTTCGATACTATTATTCGCTATTCTTATTTATGCGGTCAGTGGAATAGCATCATCCTTTTTTTCTAAACAAGAGCAGTTGTCTATCTATATGGTAGGGGGTTGTGGTGTTGTTGCCGGTGTATTGAGTTTAGTTGCTGTTTTACCTGTTCTTTTTCATGGCGATGTCATTACTTATACCCTTTGGAGTCCATTCTCTTTTGCTGATTTTACGTTAAGGCTTGATCAGTTAGCCGCGTTTATGGTGAGTGTGATTTCATTATTAGCGATTGCGGCTTCTTGTTATTCCTTTTCTTATGTGAGTGAATATATTGGCAAAGGTGCTTATAGCATCGGCTTTTTCATGAACCTTTTTATTGCTTCCATGGTTACCTTAATGGTTGTCGATAATGCCTTTTATTTTATTATTTTCTTTGAGTTGATGTCGCTGTTTTCTTATTTCTTGGTTATTTCTGAGCAAGATGAGAAAGCAGTAAATGCTGGTTTTCTCTATTTTTTAATTGCCCATGCCGGTTCGATGCTCATCATGGTGGCTTTCTTCTTGATGTATCTTAAATCGGGCAGCCTTGATTTTGAATCTTTCCGCCAGCTTAAACTCTCACCCTTAATGGCTTCCTTAGTTTTTTTATTGGCTTTCTTTGGTTTTGGTGCAAAGGCAGGGATGATGCCTTTGCATGGTTGGTTACCAAAAGCGCATCCAGCCGCTCCTTCTCATGCCTCAGCTATGATGTCAGGAGTGATGGTAAAAATTGGGGTGTTTGGAATTATAAAAGTAGGGGTTGATCTACTTGGGGCAACAGAGTTGTGGTGGGGGATTCTTGTCCTCGCCTTTGGTTCTGTCTCGGCGGTGTTGGGGGTGTTATATGCCCTTGCAGAA
Coding sequences within it:
- the hypA gene encoding hydrogenase maturation nickel metallochaperone HypA; amino-acid sequence: MHELTLCYQTHELIVQQATKQQAKRIVAVWLEIGALSCVELESMKFCFDLVCQETMAEGCQLYIEQQKAMAWCETCKKNVPVKNAFIAVCSLCNNALTQVDADDKVWVKKIEIQ
- a CDS encoding 4Fe-4S dicluster domain-containing protein, which translates into the protein MNRFVIAEPRKCIGCNTCMAACSEAHKKVGLVAQARLTVVRDDDGTAPVLCRHCEDAPCAKVCPVNAIVLKDNAIMLNESTCIGCKLCGLACPFGAITPAASEPEALPDCYENYIPESLLSDLPSSAPSMSPFLAWNPGRKVIATKCDLCSFRSEGPACVHSCPTNALYFIDGSTMNSASKLKQEAFVSSLDPSNDINGLQGGE